A single region of the Desulfonatronovibrio hydrogenovorans DSM 9292 genome encodes:
- a CDS encoding CBS domain-containing protein, translating into MFVGLKMLKKFATITPDTLMLEADRLMSENNLWMLMVVDENRFVGAVLKEDVRSTLPSPATTLSRHELNYLLNKMTVQKIIKKDIPTVLPEAEIEVAAKIMHDHNLAGLPVLDARDRLVGYINRNIMLDVLVEEMGLEQGGVRIAFEIEDRKGVIAEVSGLIFNMGISIISTATFFHKQSRMVVFRVQTDDQGPIVKELVSLGYKVVGPEDFRLEWSS; encoded by the coding sequence ATGTTTGTTGGCCTGAAGATGCTCAAGAAGTTTGCCACAATCACCCCGGACACCCTCATGCTGGAGGCTGACCGGCTCATGAGTGAGAACAACTTGTGGATGCTGATGGTGGTCGATGAAAACAGGTTTGTGGGGGCAGTCCTCAAGGAGGACGTGCGCAGCACTCTGCCTTCTCCGGCTACGACCCTCAGCAGACATGAACTCAACTATCTTTTGAACAAGATGACCGTGCAGAAAATCATCAAAAAGGATATCCCGACAGTTCTGCCGGAAGCCGAAATTGAGGTTGCGGCCAAGATCATGCACGATCACAACCTGGCTGGTCTTCCCGTTCTTGACGCCAGGGACAGGCTGGTGGGTTACATCAATCGGAACATCATGCTTGATGTCCTGGTGGAGGAGATGGGCCTTGAACAGGGAGGGGTCCGCATAGCCTTTGAAATCGAAGACAGAAAAGGAGTAATTGCTGAAGTGTCCGGACTTATCTTCAATATGGGAATCAGCATCATTTCCACGGCCACCTTTTTTCACAAGCAGAGCCGGATGGTGGTGTTCAGGGTTCAGACCGATGACCAGGGGCCCATTGTCAAGGAACTGGTCAGCCTGGGCTATAAAGTGGTGGGGCCTGAAGACTTCAGGCTGGAATGGAGTTCGTGA
- a CDS encoding phenylacetate--CoA ligase family protein, whose product MSESGNRKKGFFHEVETMDPDQRRAYLWDKARHILNVAGDKSGAFRQRMEKAGLEPGQIKSLDDWHLIPALPKKDLVHLQTAGPDLGGLLTCPTGRLRHIYMSPGPIVDPEARQRDYWGFAEAFYAAGFRKSDIVQMTFSYHFTPAGLMMEEPLHEIGCAVFPAGPGNTEGQIEAMTRLGVTGYVGMASFLKIIADRAEKKGLDLRKDFRLDVAFVAAERLAESLRTELEDRFSMQIRQGYGTADLGCIAYECPEKKGMHLSSRCYVEICDPETKKPLPAGQTGEVVVTPFNPDYPLIRLATGDLSAFSTQQCPCGRTAPLLQGILGRVDDIIKIKGQFVYPAQVAEAMAGFPGIRAWKLVATNPGGRDRLSLNILASREMDTIPVSRAFQDKIKLRAEIVISDNKADFSDAGSGIEDLRTW is encoded by the coding sequence ATGAGTGAGTCAGGAAACAGGAAAAAGGGTTTCTTTCATGAAGTTGAGACCATGGACCCTGATCAGAGGAGGGCCTATCTGTGGGACAAGGCCAGACACATCCTTAATGTGGCTGGTGATAAGTCCGGGGCCTTCAGGCAGAGGATGGAGAAGGCAGGTCTTGAGCCCGGACAGATAAAGAGTCTTGATGACTGGCATCTGATTCCGGCCCTGCCCAAGAAGGATCTGGTCCATCTCCAGACTGCCGGTCCTGACCTGGGCGGACTCTTGACCTGCCCCACGGGCAGGCTGCGTCATATCTACATGTCTCCAGGGCCCATAGTTGATCCCGAGGCCAGGCAAAGGGACTACTGGGGGTTTGCCGAGGCCTTTTATGCAGCTGGATTCCGGAAAAGCGATATTGTCCAGATGACCTTCAGTTATCACTTCACTCCGGCCGGATTGATGATGGAGGAGCCCCTGCATGAGATCGGATGTGCAGTGTTCCCTGCAGGCCCTGGAAATACTGAAGGCCAGATTGAAGCCATGACCAGGCTGGGGGTTACCGGTTACGTGGGCATGGCCAGCTTTTTGAAAATTATAGCGGACAGGGCTGAGAAAAAGGGGCTGGATCTCAGGAAGGACTTCAGGCTTGATGTGGCTTTTGTGGCTGCTGAGAGGCTTGCCGAATCGTTAAGGACTGAGCTGGAAGACCGCTTTTCAATGCAGATCCGTCAGGGCTATGGAACAGCGGATCTGGGCTGTATTGCCTATGAATGTCCTGAAAAGAAGGGGATGCATTTGTCCAGCAGGTGTTATGTGGAGATCTGTGATCCGGAAACCAAGAAGCCTCTTCCTGCAGGACAAACCGGAGAAGTGGTGGTCACGCCTTTTAATCCGGATTATCCCCTCATTCGTCTGGCCACTGGTGATTTATCCGCTTTTTCCACCCAGCAATGTCCCTGTGGCCGCACTGCCCCCTTGCTCCAGGGAATCCTGGGCAGGGTGGACGATATCATCAAGATCAAGGGACAATTTGTATATCCAGCCCAGGTGGCCGAGGCAATGGCCGGTTTCCCCGGAATCAGGGCCTGGAAACTGGTGGCCACCAATCCTGGGGGTAGGGACCGGTTGAGCCTGAACATTCTGGCCTCCAGGGAAATGGACACCATCCCGGTTTCCAGGGCTTTCCAGGACAAAATCAAGCTCCGGGCGGAAATCGTGATATCTGACAACAAAGCTGATTTTTCTGATGCAGGCTCAGGCATCGAGGATCTGAGGACCTGGTGA
- a CDS encoding ABC transporter ATP-binding protein has product MNILSVENLEVVYNDVVLVLKGLSIKVEQGSITALLGSNGAGKSTTLKSISGLLSTEDGEVTEGSVFFNGQPIHRLWPEKIVRLGIFQVMEGRRIFEDLSVEENLKCGGFIRPRSEYIPSRELVYEYFPRLRERRKQLAGYLSGGEQQMLAIGRALMAKPKLLLLDEPSLGLAPLLVEEIFEIIKRVNREEGVTILLVEQNARAALSISSHGYILENGRIVLDGRAESLLNNPDVQEFYLGIGKTGEKRSYRDVKHYRRRKRWLG; this is encoded by the coding sequence TTGAATATTCTCAGCGTTGAGAACCTCGAAGTGGTCTATAATGACGTGGTTTTGGTCCTCAAGGGTCTATCCATCAAGGTGGAGCAGGGCTCCATAACCGCTCTGCTGGGCTCCAACGGAGCTGGCAAGTCCACCACCCTAAAGTCTATTTCCGGTCTTTTGTCCACTGAGGACGGCGAGGTCACTGAAGGTTCGGTTTTTTTCAATGGCCAGCCCATTCACAGGCTCTGGCCGGAGAAGATAGTTCGACTGGGCATTTTCCAGGTCATGGAAGGCAGAAGGATATTCGAGGACCTGAGCGTAGAGGAAAACCTCAAGTGTGGCGGGTTTATCAGGCCCAGGTCCGAATATATCCCTTCCAGAGAGCTGGTTTATGAATATTTTCCAAGGCTCAGGGAGCGGAGGAAACAGCTGGCCGGTTATCTTTCCGGCGGAGAGCAGCAGATGCTGGCCATTGGCCGGGCACTTATGGCCAAACCCAAGCTGCTTCTGCTGGATGAGCCTTCTCTGGGTCTGGCTCCTTTGCTGGTGGAAGAGATTTTTGAAATCATCAAAAGAGTCAACAGGGAAGAAGGAGTGACCATCCTGCTTGTAGAGCAGAACGCCAGGGCAGCCCTGAGCATTTCCAGTCACGGCTATATCCTGGAAAACGGCCGTATTGTGCTTGACGGCCGGGCTGAAAGCCTTCTGAATAATCCTGATGTGCAGGAATTTTACCTGGGCATCGGCAAGACCGGGGAAAAGCGGAGTTACAGGGATGTTAAACACTACCGCAGACGGAAAAGGTGGCTGGGATAA
- a CDS encoding branched-chain amino acid ABC transporter permease: MQGKCGLFFTTYAKESQVFHTGFQKTSVALFFLILLVVPFFLNSYQVSLLNLINIAVIGAVSLNLLTGSCGQISLGHGAFIGVGAYATGVCTLNGWPFLPALLFGGSVTALVGMIFGIPSLRLKGIYLAIATLAAQLILVYIFLHWSSVTGGAIGMGLDSPVIFGFSFDTDLKMFYLTLFFAVLAVLMVKNILRTKSGRAFVAIRDFHLSAESVGINLFRYKLQAFGVSSFLAGIAGGLWAHYTMYITPEQFEIGLSIHYLAMIIIGGLGSVLGSVFGAVFLTLLPEGLGIVADHLSGFFPNISTYFLAMRDGIFGLILVLFLIFEPDGLARRWQLAKSYFKLHPFAH, translated from the coding sequence ATGCAGGGAAAATGCGGTCTTTTTTTCACCACCTATGCCAAGGAAAGTCAGGTTTTTCACACCGGCTTTCAAAAAACCAGCGTGGCCCTTTTTTTCCTGATTCTGCTGGTGGTTCCGTTTTTTCTGAATTCTTACCAGGTTTCCCTGCTCAATCTGATCAATATAGCGGTGATCGGAGCGGTCTCCCTGAACCTGCTCACAGGCTCATGCGGTCAGATCTCCCTGGGACACGGGGCTTTTATCGGCGTTGGAGCATATGCCACAGGGGTATGTACCCTTAATGGGTGGCCATTTCTACCAGCCCTGCTTTTTGGGGGATCAGTAACAGCCCTGGTGGGCATGATCTTCGGGATTCCTTCCCTGCGGCTCAAAGGGATCTATCTGGCCATAGCCACCCTGGCGGCCCAGCTCATTCTGGTCTATATCTTTTTGCACTGGTCCAGTGTGACTGGCGGGGCCATCGGGATGGGTCTGGATTCACCTGTGATTTTCGGCTTCAGTTTTGATACGGATCTGAAGATGTTCTATCTGACCCTGTTCTTTGCAGTTCTGGCGGTGCTTATGGTCAAGAACATCCTGCGGACAAAGTCCGGCCGGGCCTTTGTGGCTATCAGGGATTTCCATCTTTCTGCTGAATCAGTGGGGATCAATCTGTTCCGATACAAGCTGCAGGCCTTTGGGGTGAGTTCCTTTTTGGCCGGGATAGCCGGGGGGCTCTGGGCGCACTACACCATGTACATTACTCCGGAGCAGTTTGAGATCGGACTTTCCATCCATTATCTGGCCATGATCATCATTGGAGGCCTGGGCAGCGTTCTGGGCAGCGTGTTCGGGGCGGTTTTTCTGACCCTGCTTCCTGAGGGGCTGGGAATTGTGGCCGATCACCTGAGCGGATTTTTCCCTAATATCAGTACATATTTCCTGGCCATGCGCGACGGCATTTTCGGCTTGATCCTGGTTTTATTTCTTATATTCGAGCCTGACGGCCTGGCCCGGCGCTGGCAACTGGCCAAATCCTATTTCAAACTGCATCCTTTTGCCCATTAA
- a CDS encoding branched-chain amino acid ABC transporter permease, whose protein sequence is MEYYLHLVLNGLVIGSIYSLVALGFVIIYKATKVVNFAQGELVMFGAYVCFALTVQLGLPFLVSFFMTLIFSVILGLCLERVVLRPMIGEPIISVIMVTVGLSTVLKAVIQLFWGTQIRVYPQVLPTEPVWILGLPVAPVYIAAFGLSVILFVIFSLFFKYSTMGIAMRATAFDQQAAQSMGIGVKNIFAMSWCIAAVVSSIGGIILGNINGINPQLGHLGLKVFPAVILGGLDSLLGAAIGGLIIGILENVSDGVAQQFFGLAGFREVAAYVILVIILMIRPYGLFGTHEIERV, encoded by the coding sequence ATGGAATATTATCTGCACCTGGTCCTGAACGGACTGGTCATCGGCAGCATCTACAGTCTGGTGGCCCTGGGATTCGTTATAATCTACAAAGCTACCAAGGTGGTGAACTTTGCCCAGGGCGAACTGGTCATGTTCGGAGCCTATGTATGTTTCGCCCTGACGGTTCAGCTTGGGCTTCCCTTTCTGGTCTCATTTTTCATGACCCTGATTTTTTCCGTAATCCTGGGCCTGTGTCTGGAAAGGGTAGTGCTTCGGCCCATGATCGGGGAACCGATAATCAGCGTGATCATGGTCACGGTAGGGCTTTCCACGGTACTCAAGGCTGTGATCCAGCTTTTCTGGGGGACCCAGATCCGGGTCTATCCCCAGGTCCTGCCCACTGAGCCGGTCTGGATCCTGGGTTTGCCAGTGGCTCCGGTGTACATAGCCGCCTTTGGTCTGTCAGTGATTCTTTTTGTCATTTTTTCCCTGTTTTTCAAATACTCCACCATGGGCATTGCCATGCGGGCCACTGCTTTTGATCAGCAGGCAGCCCAGTCCATGGGTATCGGGGTCAAGAATATATTTGCCATGTCCTGGTGCATTGCAGCGGTGGTTTCCAGCATAGGAGGTATCATCCTGGGCAATATCAACGGGATAAACCCCCAGCTGGGACACCTGGGCCTTAAGGTCTTTCCAGCGGTCATCCTGGGAGGACTGGACAGCCTTTTGGGAGCAGCCATCGGCGGGCTGATCATCGGCATTCTGGAGAATGTATCTGACGGAGTGGCCCAGCAGTTTTTCGGTCTGGCCGGATTCAGGGAGGTTGCCGCTTATGTCATTCTGGTCATCATCCTCATGATCAGGCCCTATGGTCTTTTCGGAACCCACGAGATAGAGAGAGTATAA
- a CDS encoding AMP-binding protein: MTDNSTTLPGLLMNNARKFGSATALREKEWGIWQTYSWQDYLDVTAEFAAGLRELGLGRGDVIVLIGDNRPEWLWAEIAIQALGGVALGVYQDVQASEIEYIFELTRCRLVIAEDQEQVDKMLSLRDKVSHLEYIIYHDSKGLSQYQDQGLLHFDQVREKGTTGKHLFESWVQELSEDDTCLIATTSGTTGRPKLAMLSHKNLLSMARNLGKVDPKNQSDEFVSFLPLAWVGEQMMAVASALLYGFCVNFPEEQETVQSDIREIGPHIMFSPPRVWENLAARIRVRIMETTRLKRFIYNRCMTIGIRVADLRLNKKPVGGVLRLMFFLSQFFLFRSLRDRLGFSRIRSATTGGAALGPDTFKFFHAMGVNLKQIYGQTEIAGISCIHRDGQIDFDTVGEPIPETEISISPEGEILSRSAAVFKGYFRDDKATRETLTQDGWLLSGDAGYFKDNGQLVVIDRLKDVMELADKTRFSPQFMENKLKFSPYIREAVVLGQARDHIAAIVCIDEEIVGRWSESKLLTYTTYQDLASKKEVYDLVAEEIQKINQTLPDETRIRRFALLFKELDADDGELTRTRKIRRKVVGERYEALIGALYSQVPEVDLVARIQYQDGSIREMKGRIRIMDVSDEV; the protein is encoded by the coding sequence ATGACAGATAATAGTACCACCCTGCCCGGCCTGCTGATGAATAACGCCCGGAAATTCGGCTCTGCAACTGCTTTGCGGGAAAAAGAATGGGGCATCTGGCAGACCTACTCCTGGCAGGATTATTTAGATGTTACGGCTGAATTCGCAGCCGGGCTCAGGGAGCTGGGCCTGGGCAGGGGAGATGTTATTGTCCTTATCGGAGACAACCGTCCGGAATGGTTGTGGGCTGAAATAGCCATCCAGGCTCTGGGAGGTGTAGCTCTTGGGGTGTATCAGGATGTCCAGGCCAGCGAGATCGAATACATTTTTGAGCTGACCCGGTGCAGACTGGTCATTGCCGAGGACCAGGAACAGGTGGACAAAATGCTCTCCCTGCGGGACAAGGTTTCCCACCTGGAGTACATTATCTACCACGATTCCAAAGGTCTTTCCCAGTATCAGGACCAGGGACTCCTGCACTTTGACCAGGTCAGGGAAAAAGGGACAACTGGAAAGCATCTCTTTGAAAGCTGGGTTCAGGAGCTTTCAGAGGATGATACATGTCTCATAGCCACTACTTCGGGGACCACTGGCAGGCCCAAGCTGGCCATGCTTTCCCACAAGAATCTTCTGTCCATGGCCAGAAATCTGGGCAAGGTGGATCCCAAAAACCAGTCTGACGAATTTGTATCCTTCCTGCCCCTGGCCTGGGTAGGTGAACAGATGATGGCTGTTGCCTCGGCTCTTTTATACGGCTTCTGCGTCAATTTTCCTGAGGAGCAGGAGACTGTGCAGTCTGATATCCGGGAAATCGGGCCGCATATCATGTTTTCTCCGCCCAGGGTCTGGGAAAATCTGGCAGCCAGGATAAGGGTCAGAATTATGGAGACCACCAGGCTCAAACGCTTCATTTACAACAGGTGCATGACCATAGGGATCAGAGTGGCCGACCTCAGGCTGAATAAAAAGCCGGTGGGAGGAGTGCTCAGGCTGATGTTTTTCCTGTCTCAGTTTTTCCTGTTCAGATCCTTAAGGGACAGGCTCGGCTTTTCCAGGATCAGGTCGGCCACTACTGGCGGAGCAGCCTTGGGGCCGGACACCTTTAAATTTTTTCATGCCATGGGAGTCAATCTCAAGCAGATTTACGGTCAAACCGAAATAGCCGGTATATCCTGTATCCACAGGGATGGTCAGATTGATTTTGATACCGTGGGTGAGCCCATTCCCGAGACCGAGATCTCCATCTCTCCTGAGGGGGAGATCCTTTCCAGGTCGGCAGCAGTTTTCAAGGGATATTTCAGGGACGACAAGGCCACCAGGGAAACCCTTACCCAGGATGGCTGGCTGCTTTCCGGGGATGCCGGTTATTTCAAGGATAACGGGCAGCTGGTGGTCATTGACCGGCTCAAGGATGTCATGGAACTGGCTGACAAGACCAGGTTTTCTCCCCAGTTCATGGAAAACAAGCTCAAGTTCTCGCCCTATATCCGGGAGGCCGTTGTTTTGGGCCAGGCCAGGGATCATATTGCGGCCATTGTCTGCATAGACGAGGAGATAGTGGGCAGGTGGAGTGAAAGCAAACTGCTGACCTACACCACCTACCAGGATCTGGCCTCTAAAAAGGAAGTTTACGATCTGGTGGCAGAAGAAATCCAGAAGATCAACCAGACCCTGCCCGACGAAACCAGGATCAGGCGTTTTGCCCTGCTGTTCAAGGAATTGGATGCTGACGACGGAGAACTGACCAGGACCAGGAAGATCCGGCGCAAGGTGGTCGGGGAGAGATACGAGGCCCTGATCGGTGCCCTTTATTCCCAGGTCCCGGAAGTGGACCTGGTTGCCAGGATCCAGTACCAGGACGGAAGCATCCGGGAAATGAAGGGCCGGATCAGGATAATGGACGTATCTGATGAAGTTTGA
- a CDS encoding ABC transporter substrate-binding protein — protein MKRILQVTLLTLVTLFLVSTAQAQIRIGLISDLSGATSDVGRPYAEGVKDCVKYINDQGGVNGQKIELLQVDYAYNVQQALAAYNRFKSQGIVALQGWGTADTEALVRQVARDRIPTFSASYSAHLTDPNIAPYNFFIAADYSTQFRAALSYLYNSWEKDRAPRLGLVYPNVPYGLAPVPAGREYARELGFEIVGEENVGLGDMDSTSQLIRLNRQQPDFVWVGGTISSTAVILKDAQRLNMGATFITNIWGSDEQLLSLAGSAVNGHLGLQSAVVYGEDVPGMEVIRDLTGGRHQMTHYIRGFASMYVMAEAIRIASEKGELNGPGIRDAARTLRDFDPMGLTPPISFFPDDHRPNMSVNIYRLSQDGMEFLATETLERRMDWLGK, from the coding sequence ATGAAAAGAATACTGCAGGTAACTTTACTGACATTGGTGACTTTGTTCCTGGTCAGTACAGCCCAGGCCCAGATCAGAATCGGACTCATTTCAGACTTGAGCGGGGCAACATCTGATGTGGGCAGGCCTTATGCCGAAGGGGTCAAGGACTGCGTCAAGTATATCAATGACCAGGGCGGGGTAAACGGACAAAAAATTGAGCTGCTGCAGGTAGATTACGCCTACAATGTTCAACAGGCCCTGGCCGCCTATAACAGGTTCAAGAGCCAGGGCATAGTGGCCCTTCAGGGCTGGGGCACGGCTGATACCGAGGCCCTTGTCCGGCAGGTGGCCAGGGATCGTATTCCAACTTTTTCCGCTTCTTATTCAGCCCACCTGACCGATCCCAACATTGCCCCGTACAATTTTTTCATTGCAGCGGATTATTCCACCCAGTTCCGGGCAGCCCTGAGCTACCTTTACAACAGCTGGGAAAAAGACAGGGCTCCGAGGCTGGGCCTGGTATATCCCAACGTGCCTTATGGCCTGGCTCCTGTTCCTGCCGGGAGGGAATATGCCAGGGAGCTGGGCTTTGAAATCGTGGGCGAAGAGAATGTCGGCCTGGGAGATATGGATTCAACCTCCCAGCTTATCCGTCTGAACCGTCAGCAGCCTGATTTTGTCTGGGTCGGGGGAACCATTTCCTCCACAGCCGTTATCCTGAAAGACGCTCAAAGGCTGAATATGGGCGCCACATTCATCACCAACATCTGGGGAAGTGACGAACAGCTCCTGTCTTTGGCCGGTTCTGCGGTCAACGGCCACCTGGGCCTCCAGTCCGCCGTGGTTTACGGCGAGGATGTTCCGGGCATGGAAGTGATCAGAGATCTGACCGGCGGAAGGCATCAGATGACCCACTATATCCGGGGATTTGCCTCAATGTACGTAATGGCCGAAGCCATCAGGATCGCTTCGGAAAAAGGGGAACTCAATGGTCCAGGGATAAGGGATGCAGCCCGGACCCTGCGCGATTTTGATCCCATGGGTCTGACTCCGCCCATAAGCTTTTTCCCGGACGACCACCGGCCCAACATGTCGGTGAACATCTATCGTCTGAGTCAGGATGGCATGGAGTTTCTGGCCACTGAGACCCTGGAGAGAAGAATGGACTGGCTTGGCAAGTAA
- a CDS encoding phosphoglycerate kinase, which produces MKFIDSQDITGKRLLIRVDYNVPLKNGEIQDDNRIKASLPTLRLALEKGASLVICSHLGKPKGQIKPELSLRPVAERLEQLLETRVEFIDDCVGQKALEASGALKPGQVVMLENLRFHKGEEKNDPAFSRELAAMGEAYVNDAFGVAHRAHASVVGVTEYFDFCMGGLLLEKEWKYLSRIVDPQRPFVLISGGAKVSSKLGVLNNLLDKVDAMVIGGAMANTFILAMGHSTGRSLVEEDLVEEARDIMHKARDRKVGFYLPVDFIVGQGPDSQDGVEVVPFQDIPDDKMALDIGPATCTMFAEVLHKSGTIVWNGPMGAFENRVFAQGSYNIADLVGGLEAETIVGGGDTDALIHKLGIQDKFSFISTGGGSFMEFLEGKVLPGFKALEKSDG; this is translated from the coding sequence ATGAAGTTTATTGATAGTCAGGATATAACCGGAAAAAGACTGCTTATCAGGGTGGATTACAATGTTCCCCTTAAAAACGGAGAGATTCAGGACGATAACAGGATAAAAGCCAGTCTGCCGACCTTGAGGCTGGCCCTGGAAAAAGGAGCCAGCCTGGTGATTTGCTCCCACCTGGGCAAGCCCAAGGGGCAGATCAAGCCTGAACTTTCTCTTAGGCCAGTGGCAGAAAGGCTTGAACAGCTCCTGGAAACCAGGGTTGAATTTATTGATGACTGCGTGGGGCAGAAGGCCCTGGAGGCGTCCGGAGCATTGAAGCCCGGTCAGGTTGTCATGCTTGAGAACCTGAGATTTCATAAGGGAGAAGAAAAGAATGATCCGGCCTTCAGCCGGGAGCTGGCAGCCATGGGTGAAGCCTATGTCAATGATGCCTTTGGAGTGGCCCACAGGGCCCATGCCTCTGTGGTGGGGGTGACTGAATATTTTGATTTCTGCATGGGTGGCCTGCTCCTGGAAAAGGAGTGGAAATACCTTTCCAGGATTGTTGATCCCCAGCGTCCTTTTGTGCTCATTTCCGGAGGGGCAAAGGTCTCTTCCAAACTGGGAGTACTCAACAACCTTCTGGACAAGGTGGATGCCATGGTCATCGGAGGAGCCATGGCCAATACCTTTATCCTGGCCATGGGGCATTCCACGGGCCGTTCCCTGGTGGAAGAAGACCTGGTGGAAGAAGCCAGGGACATCATGCACAAGGCAAGGGACAGAAAAGTCGGTTTTTATCTGCCTGTGGATTTTATAGTAGGCCAGGGACCCGACAGCCAGGACGGGGTAGAGGTGGTCCCTTTCCAGGATATTCCTGATGACAAGATGGCCCTGGACATCGGCCCGGCCACATGCACCATGTTCGCCGAAGTCCTGCACAAGTCCGGGACCATTGTCTGGAACGGGCCCATGGGTGCTTTTGAAAATCGGGTTTTTGCCCAGGGTTCATACAATATTGCCGACCTGGTGGGTGGCCTTGAAGCTGAAACCATAGTGGGCGGGGGAGATACCGACGCCCTTATTCACAAACTGGGCATTCAGGACAAGTTCAGCTTTATATCCACAGGTGGAGGATCGTTCATGGAGTTCCTGGAAGGCAAGGTCCTGCCGGGATTCAAAGCTCTGGAAAAAAGTGACGGATAA
- a CDS encoding ABC transporter ATP-binding protein, which produces MPLLEAKEVTLTFKGIAALMDVSFTVEKGQIVSLIGPNGAGKTSMLNCISGRYHPDSGSIAMDGKDILARPAHSRMEAGLSRTFQNIALFKGMSVLDNLMVGRHSRMNYGLLSSIFYFGRARKEEDRHRKKVEEVIDFLGLSSHRHKVAGSLPYGVQKRVELGRALAADPRLLLLDEPMAGMNLEETEEMARYILDINEEWKITVLLVEHDMGVVMDISEKVVVLDFGQVLAQGSPLEVQSNPDVVAAYLGGDNASFLGR; this is translated from the coding sequence ATGCCCCTGCTTGAAGCTAAAGAAGTTACCCTGACTTTCAAGGGCATTGCCGCTCTAATGGATGTAAGCTTTACAGTTGAAAAGGGGCAGATCGTGTCCCTCATCGGCCCCAATGGGGCCGGAAAGACCAGTATGCTGAACTGCATCAGCGGGCGCTATCATCCGGACAGCGGAAGTATAGCTATGGACGGCAAGGATATTTTGGCCAGGCCCGCTCACTCCAGGATGGAGGCCGGCCTGTCCCGGACCTTTCAGAACATAGCTTTGTTCAAGGGAATGAGTGTGCTGGACAATCTGATGGTGGGCAGGCACAGCCGGATGAATTACGGACTGCTGTCTTCAATCTTTTATTTTGGCCGGGCCAGGAAAGAGGAAGACCGGCACAGGAAAAAGGTGGAAGAGGTCATTGATTTTCTGGGTCTGTCGTCCCACAGGCACAAAGTGGCGGGAAGCCTGCCTTACGGAGTTCAGAAGAGGGTGGAACTGGGCCGGGCTCTTGCCGCTGATCCCAGGCTCCTGCTCCTGGATGAACCCATGGCCGGGATGAACCTGGAGGAAACCGAGGAGATGGCCAGGTATATCCTGGATATTAACGAGGAATGGAAAATAACCGTTCTTCTGGTTGAGCACGACATGGGAGTGGTTATGGACATTTCTGAGAAAGTTGTAGTTCTGGATTTCGGCCAGGTCCTGGCTCAAGGCTCGCCCCTGGAAGTCCAGTCCAATCCGGACGTAGTGGCAGCCTATCTGGGGGGTGACAACGCCTCCTTTCTGGGACGCTAG
- a CDS encoding radical SAM protein has protein sequence MKPGYLVAYENNVLSQRIAMARKLAGPCLLCPRKCMVNRLGQETGFCNTGRQAQVAAWNLHFGEEAPLVGRGGSGTVFFAHCNLGCVFCQNHDISDNLSNHEELNSRELAEVYLSLQAGGAENINLVTPSHVVLQILESLNHAAGKGLRIPLVYNTSSYDRLATLELLDGIVDIYLADTKFFQAQPARKYAEAPDYPERAKKALLEMNRQVGSLVIEEGVARKGLMIRHLVMPEDIAGSDQWLQFFADHLPADTYINIMGQYHPCGRAASHPELLTGVPGSRIAQLRKKARDLGLERLDQPGGGIFRLLG, from the coding sequence ATGAAGCCCGGATATCTTGTGGCATACGAAAACAATGTCCTCAGCCAGAGGATAGCCATGGCCCGGAAACTGGCCGGACCATGCCTGCTCTGCCCCAGGAAGTGCATGGTCAACAGGCTTGGACAGGAAACCGGTTTCTGCAATACAGGCAGGCAGGCCCAGGTGGCTGCCTGGAACCTGCATTTTGGCGAGGAAGCGCCTCTGGTGGGCCGGGGAGGCTCAGGTACGGTCTTTTTTGCCCATTGCAACCTGGGCTGCGTGTTCTGCCAAAACCACGACATCAGCGACAACCTGTCCAACCATGAGGAGTTAAACAGCCGGGAGCTGGCTGAAGTATACTTGTCTCTCCAGGCCGGAGGAGCCGAAAACATCAACCTGGTTACTCCATCCCATGTTGTCCTGCAGATCCTGGAAAGCCTGAACCATGCAGCAGGTAAAGGACTCCGGATCCCACTGGTTTACAATACCAGCTCCTATGACCGGCTGGCGACCCTGGAACTGCTGGACGGGATAGTTGACATCTACCTGGCTGACACAAAATTTTTCCAGGCCCAGCCTGCCCGGAAATATGCTGAGGCACCGGATTATCCGGAACGGGCCAAAAAAGCATTGTTGGAGATGAATAGACAGGTGGGCTCTCTGGTTATTGAGGAGGGGGTGGCCCGGAAAGGACTCATGATCAGACACCTGGTAATGCCGGAGGATATCGCCGGAAGTGATCAGTGGCTTCAGTTCTTTGCAGACCATTTGCCCGCAGATACCTATATAAACATAATGGGGCAGTATCACCCCTGTGGCCGGGCTGCCAGCCATCCCGAGCTCCTGACCGGAGTGCCGGGATCAAGGATTGCCCAGCTGAGGAAAAAGGCCCGGGATCTCGGCCTTGAACGCCTGGATCAGCCAGGCGGTGGAATTTTCAGGCTTCTGGGCTAA